Proteins from a single region of uncultured Umboniibacter sp.:
- the mobH gene encoding MobH family relaxase: protein MIQKLFSLLGMGSPPPDRFTHFVQSQTPDQLRDENLRWPPWGRGLPVCLPEYILGEQQDIIKQIRELLPFKPQHDILLDEVLSRYAELVQLLPASEDTHHQGAMGLFRHSLEVGLFSLRAGGGHELSADATPDQRESVTNRRLLALFYAGLLHDVGKVFTDIRVYAHPDVTERISRPDNHPSFDQSEDVDWLPSAASLFDWAKSQGVTHYFCSWRIGRYGRHDIHAGRGIERIITPDIERILTHEIHFSLLSQLIGKPNSLTMKEIVEHADAESTRIDLESNHYKNERSLMSFGVPIDRVVQEALQALARRYPANSKDSPMFWVLQAGVFINWGMASQELGKYLEKRHANNVPRNKDSIADILIDRQVALGWASDKKQEFARYHVIYPASLGGKIPIESLRIKHAEYIYPPNNNDASDENSNLPETTVASLTPPPAEGDTFEEVTNDSATGDNANSDTTHTDRPASESMPEPSTSHSAITTQDQAEPTTSSDSPSEVGWGALIDQDDASAESNQDQPSPPLANQDEVQQAVQTPVAEAFDDLTLPGEVNVFDEAFADAPSFGTTEKLNIQMAIPKTLSKSKPKTKTKTKSAKASPSVQPKSSKPHPSPSTLKDDAILEQKASPTMVKYLEILDYFQLGNDSIYQSPNDAKQYVLLLDTFQCLGLDPHKLVPKLVRESFVRHDNPKPNQPISLREVVTKVKNVDVVKLNAKILKRHLDVSMVPRMPGARVVDTDLTDQLVNSTLRLYRQLRKADPEIKPGHPFIFDPDAFSSLLQRAATYNSIKPGQLKKYLIHRSFINGEGEAINVSDDEITQELAHEG from the coding sequence ATGATTCAGAAGTTATTTAGCCTGTTAGGTATGGGCTCACCACCCCCTGATCGGTTTACCCATTTTGTCCAATCCCAAACCCCAGACCAATTACGGGATGAAAACCTACGATGGCCGCCGTGGGGGAGGGGACTACCCGTGTGTTTGCCGGAATATATACTTGGTGAGCAACAGGATATTATTAAGCAAATCCGCGAGTTGTTACCATTCAAACCCCAGCATGACATCTTGCTCGACGAGGTCTTATCACGCTACGCCGAGTTGGTGCAGCTGCTTCCTGCTTCTGAAGACACACACCATCAAGGTGCCATGGGATTATTTCGTCATTCCTTGGAAGTAGGCTTGTTTTCACTCAGAGCAGGTGGCGGCCACGAGCTGAGCGCGGATGCCACACCGGACCAGCGAGAGAGTGTTACCAACCGACGATTGCTCGCGCTTTTCTACGCAGGACTACTCCATGACGTCGGTAAGGTGTTTACCGACATTCGCGTCTACGCGCATCCCGATGTAACGGAGCGGATCTCTCGACCTGACAATCACCCCTCGTTCGATCAAAGCGAAGATGTCGATTGGCTACCCTCAGCGGCATCCCTGTTCGACTGGGCGAAATCTCAGGGCGTAACCCATTACTTTTGCTCCTGGCGAATTGGTCGTTATGGCCGACACGACATTCACGCGGGTCGCGGTATTGAACGCATCATTACCCCCGACATTGAGAGAATATTGACCCACGAGATTCACTTTTCACTTCTCAGTCAACTTATCGGCAAACCCAACAGTTTAACGATGAAAGAGATTGTCGAGCACGCCGACGCCGAATCCACCCGCATCGATCTAGAGAGCAACCACTATAAGAATGAGCGCTCACTGATGTCCTTTGGCGTGCCGATCGATCGAGTGGTTCAAGAGGCACTACAAGCCTTAGCTCGACGATACCCAGCCAACAGTAAAGATTCTCCGATGTTCTGGGTGCTTCAAGCTGGCGTCTTTATAAATTGGGGAATGGCGTCGCAGGAACTCGGTAAGTACCTTGAAAAGCGACACGCTAACAATGTTCCACGCAATAAAGACTCCATTGCTGATATATTAATCGATCGCCAAGTTGCGCTCGGCTGGGCATCCGATAAAAAGCAGGAGTTCGCTCGCTACCATGTTATCTACCCAGCTTCCCTTGGCGGTAAGATCCCCATTGAATCGCTGCGTATTAAGCACGCCGAGTACATCTATCCGCCCAATAACAATGATGCGAGCGATGAGAACTCTAATCTGCCCGAGACTACGGTTGCTTCCTTAACACCACCCCCCGCGGAAGGTGACACGTTTGAGGAGGTCACCAACGACTCCGCGACCGGTGATAACGCCAATTCAGATACAACGCACACCGACCGACCTGCTTCAGAATCAATGCCTGAACCCTCGACGTCTCACTCAGCCATCACTACTCAAGACCAAGCTGAACCCACCACGTCTAGCGATTCACCCTCCGAAGTGGGGTGGGGCGCGCTAATCGATCAAGATGACGCCAGTGCTGAATCCAACCAAGACCAGCCATCACCCCCCTTGGCAAATCAAGATGAAGTGCAACAGGCCGTTCAAACCCCCGTCGCAGAAGCGTTTGATGACCTGACGCTGCCTGGCGAAGTGAATGTCTTTGATGAGGCGTTTGCCGATGCACCATCCTTCGGCACCACCGAAAAGCTCAACATACAAATGGCGATACCTAAAACGTTATCCAAATCCAAACCTAAGACAAAAACAAAAACCAAGTCCGCGAAGGCCTCGCCATCCGTTCAACCTAAATCATCCAAACCACATCCTTCGCCCTCCACCCTTAAAGATGATGCGATTCTTGAACAAAAGGCGTCCCCGACCATGGTTAAATATCTCGAGATACTGGACTACTTTCAATTGGGCAACGATTCCATTTACCAAAGCCCTAACGACGCCAAACAGTACGTACTCCTGCTCGATACCTTTCAGTGCTTAGGCCTAGACCCACATAAATTGGTGCCTAAATTAGTTCGCGAGAGCTTCGTTCGTCACGACAACCCTAAACCCAACCAACCTATCTCACTCCGAGAAGTCGTGACGAAAGTCAAGAACGTCGACGTCGTAAAACTTAACGCCAAAATTTTAAAACGTCACCTCGATGTCTCCATGGTACCGAGAATGCCTGGCGCTCGAGTGGTTGATACTGACCTTACCGATCAACTCGTTAACTCAACACTACGACTCTATCGACAATTAAGAAAGGCTGACCCTGAGATTAAACCGGGCCACCCATTTATCTTCGACCCAGACGCGTTTAGCTCGTTGTTACAGCGTGCAGCCACCTATAACAGCATTAAGCCTGGCCAACTTAAAAAGTACCTTATTCATCGCAGTTTCATAAACGGTGAGGGCGAGGCTATTAACGTTTCCGACGACGAAATCACACAGGAGCTTGCTCATGAAGGATGA